In one Carassius carassius chromosome 12, fCarCar2.1, whole genome shotgun sequence genomic region, the following are encoded:
- the LOC132154351 gene encoding uncharacterized protein LOC132154351, whose product MSKRKVTPPLMMQQKIRLMPLLQEELQTKPTRSCLGLLLLNVMLSGIKPAGQPWLMKQWNEKFLRPSQTRWSSLFLAVERIVRIHREQGEQAIRNVCTALKIKMFNPAEMGFLVEYAAVMKPVAMALNILQEESSVHMGLLLPTLYQLRDKLKRLESSCKMCTSLVHTLQQGIQKRFGDVMKEPELIAAAILLPKFRTSWTTEENILNAGLDYIRNHLDTDLDDITSTNSSLSDEDDFFASMELGKSQVGELERYLSCLSPAGMDLLHSFPHIKKLSLKVNTGLPASAACERLFSHAGLLFTAKRSQLQSKNLESQLLLKLNSDITE is encoded by the exons ATGAGCAAGAGGAAAGTGACTCCACCCTTGATGATGCAACAGAAGATCAGA TTGATGCCACTGCTGCAGGAGGAGCTGCAAACGAAACCTACAAGAAGTTGTCTCGGTCTGCTTTTGCTAAATGTCATGCTCTCTGGAATAAAACCAGCAGGTCAACCATGGCTCATGAAACAGTGGAACGAGAAGTTTCTCCGACCGAGTCAGACACGCTGGAGCTCCCTGTTCCTCGCTGTAGAAAGGATTGTGCGCATTCACCGAGAGCAAGGAGAACAAGCAATTCGCAATGTCTGCACAGCATTAAAGATAAAGAT GTTCAATCCAGCTGAAATGGGGTTTTTGGTCGAATATGCTGCTGTGATGAAGCCTGTTGCCATGGCCCTTAATATCCTCCAAGAGGAATCATCTGTGCATATGGGCCTCCTGCTGCCAACACTTTACCAGTTGCGGGACAAGCTGAAGAGGTTGGAgtcatcttgtaaaatgtgtacaTCTCTTGTTCACACCCTGCAGCAAGGGATCCAGAAACGTTTTGGAGACGTCATGAAAGAGCCTGAGCTGATTGCAGCAGCAATACTCCTACCAAAATTCAGAACATCCTGGACCACAGAGGAGAACATCTTAAATGCTG GCCTTGACTACATCAGAAATCACCTCGACACCGACTTGGATGATATCACCAGCACAAACAGCAGCCTCTCTGATGAAGACGACTTCTTTGCATCCATGGAGTTGGGAAAATCACAAGTAGGAGAGCTGGAGAGGTACCTTTCATGTCTGTCCCCTGCAGGTATGGATCTACTCCACTCCTTTCCTCACATCAagaagctgtcactcaaagtcaACACAGGTCTTCCTGCATCTGCAGCCTGTGAGAGACTTTTCAGTCATGCAGGACTCCTGTTCACTGCTAAACGATCACAGCTTCAAAGCAAGAACCTTGAGAGCCAACTACTGTTGAAGCTTAATAGTGACATCACTGAGTAA